The Leguminivora glycinivorella isolate SPB_JAAS2020 chromosome 17, LegGlyc_1.1, whole genome shotgun sequence genome has a window encoding:
- the LOC125235606 gene encoding uncharacterized protein LOC125235606: MLHFDNSKPALNRNESKSSSKDDSEASTSSSVKDNSASVCTHSASGQNKSPLTEILATAKVLASGRNGKDKVLRCLLDPGSQKHYVTLKCCKSLGLHVLSSPVTSINGLGGTAITQPIRGTVNLTFRSRYDPNRQYTIEALVLDEITPDLPTCHIDQSTTDLFDNLHLADDSWAIPGEIDVLLGVKLFTKLLMSEKIENKPGFPDALETTLGYIILGDAPAVNTSYSAAGYFTSVDVGNLMQKLWEIEDLDGGVIYNADEKKAEDIFNNTVKRLEDGRYEVALPFKLEPSNLGDSYKTAERRFLALERKFRAVPELKPAYDEVIREHIDKKYLSEVPNDKSNAAYHIPHHAIVKNDRTTTKVRVVLDASAQTTSGLSLNDILHAGPSLQADLFCILLNLRLFAIAITSDVRQMYLCIDVRGEDRPYQRILYRFNPEETIRIFQYNRVAFGLRSSPFLALRTVKQLVDDEGDKYPLAKEIASRDVYMDDVASSVIDEHQAVQATKELLDLFLKGGFQLAKWSSNSEAVLKEIPTELHLSKSVTFDDDTTLKILGLRWYPGEDVFKFQALRG, encoded by the exons ATGTTGCACTTCGATAACTCAAAGCCCGCATTGAATAGAAACGAGTCCAAGTCCTCATCTAAAGATGATAGTGAAGCTAGCACAAGTTCATCAGTTAAGGACAACAGTGCCTCTGTATGCACGCATTCGGCATCGGGACAGAATAAATCACCCTTGACGGAGATTCTCGCCACTGCTAAGGTACTCGCTAGTGGACGTAACGGCAAGGACAAGGTTTTGAGGTGTCTGCTGGATCCAGGATCTCAGAAACATTACGTTACCTTGAAGTGTTGCAAGAGTTTGGGTCTTCATGTACTCAGCAGCCCTGTAACTTCAATAAATGGATTAGGTGGAACAGCAATAACGCAACCCATTCGAGGAACTGTCAACTTAACCTTTAGGTCAAGATATGATCCTAATCGTCAATATACTATCGAAGCGCTTGTTTTAGACGAGATCACGCCTGATTTACCTACCTGTCATATTGATCAATCTACAACTGATCTGTTTGATAATTTACATCTTGCAGATGACTCCTGGGCGATTCCAGGTGAAATTGACGTACTTCTTGGTGTCAAGTTATTCACCAAATTGTTAATGTCAGAGAAGATTGAAAACAAACCTGGTTTTCCTGACGCCTTGGAAACTACACTGGGGTACATCATATTAGGCGATGCTCCCGCAGTAAACACTTCCTACTCAGCAGCAGGATATTTTACTTCAGTTGATGTGGGAAATCTAATGCAAAAACTCTGGGAAATTGAAGATTTAGATGGAGGCGTGATTTATAATGCTGACGAGAAAAAGGCTGAAGATATATTCAACAATACAGTCAAGCGTTTAGAAGATGGACGTTACGAAGTAGCACTCCCATTTAAATTGGAACCAAGCAATTTAGGCGATTCTTACAAGACAGCCGAACGCCGGTTTTTGGCACTTGAAAGAAAATTCCGCGCAGTACCAGAATTAAAACCCGCTTACGATGAAGTTATTCGTGAAcacattgataaaaaatatttatctgaaGTTCCAAATGATAAGTCTAATGCTGCTTATCATATACCCCACCACgcaattgtcaaaaatgacagAACTACTACAAAGGTTCGAGTGGTGCTGGACGCTAGTGCACAGACCACAAGCGGTTTATCATTAAATGACATTCTTCACGCAGGACCAAGTCTTCAAGCTGACTTGTTTTGCATTCTACTAAACCTAAGATTGTTTGCTATAGCTATTACGTCTGATGTACGTCAAATGTATCTGTGTATTGACGTACGGGGGGAGGATCGTCCTTATCAGCGTATACTTTATAGGTTTAATCCTGAAGAAACTATAAGAATATTTCAATATAATAGGGTAGCTTTCGGCCTACGCAGCAGTCCCTTTCTAGCGCTGCGAACTGTCAAACAGTTAGTAGATGATGAAGGCGACAAATACCCACTCGCAAAAGAAATTGCATCTCGTGATGTTTATATGGATGATGTAGCCAGTTCAGTTATTGATGAACACCAAGCTGTACAAGCGACTAAAGAGCTGCTGGATTTATTCTTAAAGGGTGGATTCCAACTAGCAAAGTGGTCGTCAAATTCTGAAGCTGTTCTGAAAGAAATACCAACAGAGCTACATTTGTCGAAAAGTGTCACCTTCGACGATGATACGACGTTGAAGATTTTGGGTCTACGTTGGTATCCTGGTGAAGACGTATTCAAATTCCAG GCCCTCCGTGGATGA
- the LOC125235266 gene encoding uncharacterized protein LOC125235266, with amino-acid sequence MGSSAVQSDIKILFYIVNSLIGLVPGFLTFCYGVAFGVNFGMQFGPFPLVLILAGVIVLGATALGYFGAIKDHRITLYIYSGLLALAALGDLVTYVVMQPTNPRRDPTLLATPLVHLGLSLLALGLAVTLARQARQHVNFE; translated from the exons ATGGGCTCCTCAGCGGTTCAAAGTgatatcaaaatattattttatattgtgAACTCACTCATCGGG TTGGTTCCCGGATTTTTGACGTTTTGTTACGGCGTGGCGTTTGGTGTGAACTTCGGGATGCAATTCGGACCGTTCCCTTTAGTTCTAATACTCGCTGGAGTCATAGTTCTTGGCGCGACCGCGCTGGGTTACTTTGGGGCTATCAAAGACCATAGAATAACACTTTACATT TATTCCGGTCTTTTGGCCCTAGCTGCTTTGGGTGACCTAGTGACGTATGTGGTGATGCAGCCGACCAACCCTCGGAGGGACCCTACGCTGTTAGCTACGCCGCTCGTGCATCTCGGCCTTTCG TTACTGGCGCTAGGACTGGCTGTAACCCTGGCGAGGCAGGCTCGCCAACATGTTAACTTCGAGTAA